The following proteins are encoded in a genomic region of Phycisphaera sp.:
- the fusA gene encoding elongation factor G translates to MAEMPLNRVRNIGIAAHIDAGKTTVTERILFYAGKTHKLGEVHEGTATMDFLQEEQERGITIQSAATTCAWTRSDIEYQINLIDTPGHVDFTIEVERSLRVLDGAVAVFDGKEGVEAQSETVWRQADRYRVPRICYINKMDKTGANFDFSFKSIKKRLGANAIAVQIPIGAGHDLEGIIDLLGMRAFYFDANEQGAVVTEKDIPAELQEEAEKWRHELVDAASALDDDLTEKYLEDENSVTVDDIRKALRKGTLSLQCNPVFCGSALKNIGVQRLLDGVIDYLPNPTEVPEVQGVDPKDPEKKLTRPHDKSAPFSALVFKVVADSHGDLTYTRIYSGSLEKGSRVLNPGNGKKEIVSRIYQMQAKTREAMDVAHAGMIVAVIGIKDSITGDTLCDASNPILLERMDFPDPVISMSIEPNTSDDKRKLSEALVTIRREDPSFQSHYDEETGQTIIAGMGELHLEIIKNKLTRDMKIGVQVGKPRVSYREAIQGEAKDVRGKFVKQTGGRGQFGDVTINLRPYTKEEAEEDGIKFVNGVAFENKIVGGSIPKEFIPSVETGIRQTAATGVSANYPLINIKAELVDGSYHQVDSSQVAFEQAARLALREAVTKARSVLLEPIMKVVIITPEEFFGNVTGDISGRRGMIIDTEDRGSGIRQITCECPLSEMFGYTTTLRGMSQGRAAASMEFLEYRAMPANLMQEVIAAG, encoded by the coding sequence ATGGCCGAGATGCCACTCAACAGGGTTCGGAACATCGGGATCGCCGCCCACATCGACGCGGGCAAGACCACGGTCACCGAGCGCATCCTGTTCTACGCGGGCAAGACCCACAAACTGGGCGAGGTGCACGAGGGCACCGCGACCATGGACTTCCTGCAGGAAGAGCAGGAGCGTGGCATCACGATCCAGTCGGCCGCGACGACCTGCGCCTGGACGCGCAGCGATATCGAGTACCAGATCAACCTGATCGACACCCCGGGCCACGTGGACTTCACCATCGAGGTCGAGCGTTCGCTCCGCGTGCTCGACGGCGCGGTGGCGGTGTTCGACGGCAAGGAGGGCGTCGAGGCCCAGAGCGAGACCGTGTGGCGCCAGGCCGACCGGTATCGCGTGCCGCGCATCTGCTACATCAACAAGATGGATAAGACCGGCGCGAACTTCGACTTCAGCTTCAAGAGCATCAAAAAGCGCTTGGGTGCCAACGCCATCGCCGTGCAGATCCCCATCGGCGCGGGCCACGATCTCGAGGGCATCATCGACCTGCTGGGCATGCGGGCGTTCTACTTCGACGCCAACGAGCAGGGCGCGGTGGTGACCGAGAAGGACATCCCCGCCGAACTCCAGGAAGAGGCCGAGAAGTGGCGCCATGAGTTGGTCGATGCCGCCAGCGCCCTGGACGACGACCTGACCGAGAAGTACCTCGAAGACGAGAACTCGGTAACGGTCGACGACATCCGCAAGGCCTTGCGGAAGGGCACGCTGAGCCTGCAGTGCAACCCGGTCTTCTGCGGCTCGGCCCTGAAGAACATCGGGGTGCAGCGTTTGCTGGACGGCGTGATCGACTACCTGCCCAACCCCACCGAGGTTCCCGAGGTGCAGGGCGTCGACCCGAAGGATCCCGAGAAGAAGCTGACTCGGCCGCACGACAAGAGCGCGCCGTTCTCGGCCCTGGTGTTCAAGGTGGTAGCCGACAGCCACGGCGACCTGACCTATACGCGCATCTACTCGGGTTCGCTCGAGAAGGGCAGCCGCGTGCTGAACCCCGGCAACGGCAAGAAGGAGATCGTCAGCCGCATCTACCAGATGCAGGCCAAGACGCGCGAGGCGATGGACGTGGCCCACGCGGGCATGATCGTCGCCGTGATCGGCATCAAGGACTCGATCACGGGCGACACCCTGTGTGATGCCAGCAACCCGATCCTGCTCGAGCGGATGGACTTCCCCGATCCGGTGATCTCGATGTCCATCGAGCCCAACACCAGCGACGACAAGCGCAAGCTGAGCGAGGCGCTCGTGACCATCCGTCGCGAGGATCCCAGCTTCCAGAGCCACTACGACGAAGAGACCGGCCAGACCATCATCGCCGGCATGGGCGAGTTGCACCTTGAGATCATCAAGAACAAGCTGACCCGTGACATGAAGATCGGCGTGCAGGTCGGCAAGCCCCGCGTGAGCTACCGAGAGGCCATCCAGGGCGAGGCCAAGGACGTCCGCGGCAAGTTCGTGAAGCAGACCGGTGGTCGCGGCCAGTTCGGCGACGTGACGATCAACCTGCGCCCCTACACCAAGGAAGAGGCCGAGGAAGACGGCATCAAGTTCGTCAACGGCGTGGCCTTCGAGAACAAGATCGTCGGCGGCTCGATCCCCAAGGAGTTCATCCCCTCGGTGGAGACGGGCATCCGCCAGACGGCCGCCACGGGCGTGAGCGCCAACTACCCCTTGATCAACATCAAAGCCGAACTGGTCGACGGCTCGTACCACCAAGTGGATAGCTCGCAGGTCGCCTTCGAGCAGGCCGCACGCCTGGCGCTCCGTGAGGCGGTCACCAAGGCCCGCAGCGTGCTGCTCGAGCCGATCATGAAGGTCGTGATCATCACGCCCGAAGAGTTCTTCGGCAACGTGACCGGCGATATCTCGGGCCGCCGCGGCATGATCATCGACACCGAGGATCGTGGCTCTGGCATCCGCCAGATCACCTGCGAGTGCCCGCTCAGCGAGATGTTCGGCTACACGACCACGCTCCGCGGCATGAGCCAGGGCCGGGCGGCGGCCTCGATGGAGTTCCTGGAGTACCGTGCGATGCCCGCGAACCTGATGCAGGAAGTGATCGCCGCCGGCTGA
- a CDS encoding nucleoside monophosphate kinase: MADRVPTALLFGAPGAGKGTQGKILGQIPGFYHLSCGEVFRTLDIHTPLGRTFYEYSSKGNLVPDDVTVDMWKENLHAQMTLSYYKPHAEILVLDGIPRNVKQARLLEEHVEVKAIVHLVCRDMSAMLMRLRKRALRENRADDAREDVIRRRWEVYESETRPVLDFYPDKLIHEVDAIGTPVQVLQHTLEALAPIHDRLFGQQEMDGEI; encoded by the coding sequence ATGGCCGATCGTGTTCCAACCGCGTTGCTTTTCGGTGCCCCCGGTGCGGGCAAGGGAACCCAGGGCAAGATCCTGGGGCAGATCCCCGGGTTCTACCACTTGTCCTGCGGCGAGGTGTTCCGAACGCTGGATATCCACACCCCGCTGGGGCGGACGTTCTACGAGTATTCGTCCAAGGGCAACCTCGTGCCCGACGACGTGACGGTGGACATGTGGAAGGAGAACCTCCACGCCCAGATGACGCTGAGCTACTACAAGCCCCACGCCGAGATCCTGGTGCTCGACGGCATCCCCCGGAACGTCAAGCAGGCCAGGCTGCTCGAAGAGCACGTCGAGGTCAAGGCCATCGTCCACCTGGTGTGCCGCGACATGAGCGCGATGCTCATGCGGCTCCGCAAGCGGGCGCTGCGTGAGAATCGGGCCGACGATGCCCGCGAGGACGTGATCCGCCGCCGCTGGGAGGTCTACGAGAGTGAGACCCGCCCGGTGCTGGACTTCTACCCCGACAAACTCATCCACGAGGTCGACGCCATCGGCACGCCGGTGCAGGTGCTCCAGCACACGCTCGAAGCACTGGCGCCCATCCATGACCGGCTATTCGGCCAGCAGGAAATGGACGGCGAGATCTAG
- a CDS encoding S8 family serine peptidase, whose product MQRGTTRWTVVAASAAVLLASSGLALASQSLAKPTQTQTVRVGDGYVRTWIDAGQPMVAISLDGFAEQRVVEQRGTVMLRYAEFDPAGVIPAVPQNLQAIGGNRAFIVQYISQPLEAYGDAIARLGGTVERFLPDQAQIVTIDADMVDDVRALPFVRWVGAYHPAYKLDDPELQRLTLGSAGDAPVYQRYSIQTLRRGDGSLDGLAQQVREMGAPIDLESHPVGRLEAWLTDDQVLAVAQRSDVLFMDFRGEPELDVDIARMIGGADYIESVAGFSGEGVRAEVMDSGLFTGHQEFSSMSPAPLLHGSVISASHGTSVFSIVFAPGVNPQARGFLPDAEQTIAAGYPALGDRYAHTARLVDPTGPYRAVFQTNSWGGPRTTAYETVSAEMDDILFDHDIIITQSQSNSGSTPSRPQAWAKNIVAVGGINHFGTLDRSDDRHGGSAGSTGPAADGRIKPDLSHFYDSTIAATTGAPTSYTQFGGTSGATPITAGHFGLFFQMWNEGVFGPVAVPGGTVFENRPVSSTAKAFMINTGLMYDFTGPSGDLNRMRQGWGLADVGKLYDERERFFIVDANEPVSPLGANSYPLKVASDEPDLRVTMVYRDPSGTTSATKHRINDLTLKVTSPSGDVYYGNNGLTNGNESTPGGSPNDIDNVENVFVTSPEGGVWTVEVSGDEINQDGNPATPELDAVYSLVVAGVTPAIGMSLVSDVPDIVLPGTQVDVQIEVIEGDEMLDGTPQIYYDMTGSGFTQADMTLNGDTWEFQLPAAACGTTPAFYTEVTGDGGTTVTLPALGADGPYDIDRVGEDLDFGTFDFETPAGWMASGTPATGDWAVATPDGVRGAPDADFDGSGQAFVTGADVEEDVDGGPTILTSPMFQLAGAPDGTELRYARWFYNDDQRAGRADADRLTVEITDGSGWETLEIIDHDIAGEEWGEVVITVADHVSLTNQVQLRFSVTDSPNDSRTEAAVDAASVTGFRCGDSCRADLDGDGDLTIFDFLEFQNLFSSGDLRADFDGDGSLNIFDFLAFQNEFAAGCP is encoded by the coding sequence ATGCAGCGTGGTACTACTCGATGGACGGTCGTGGCCGCTTCGGCGGCGGTGTTGCTGGCCAGCAGCGGGCTTGCGCTCGCCTCGCAATCGTTGGCCAAGCCGACCCAGACCCAGACGGTGCGTGTGGGCGACGGCTACGTCCGGACGTGGATTGATGCCGGCCAGCCGATGGTGGCGATCAGCCTCGACGGCTTTGCCGAGCAGCGTGTGGTCGAGCAGCGTGGCACGGTGATGCTGCGCTACGCCGAGTTTGATCCGGCCGGGGTCATCCCTGCTGTGCCCCAGAACCTCCAGGCGATTGGTGGCAACCGGGCGTTCATCGTGCAGTACATCAGCCAGCCGCTCGAGGCGTACGGCGACGCGATCGCCCGCCTGGGCGGCACGGTGGAACGCTTCCTGCCCGACCAGGCACAGATCGTGACGATCGACGCGGACATGGTTGACGACGTGCGGGCCCTGCCGTTCGTGCGGTGGGTTGGCGCGTACCACCCCGCTTACAAGCTGGACGATCCTGAGCTGCAACGGCTGACGCTCGGCAGCGCCGGCGATGCTCCGGTGTACCAGCGGTATTCGATCCAGACCCTGCGCCGCGGTGATGGCTCGCTCGACGGCCTTGCCCAGCAGGTTCGTGAGATGGGTGCCCCGATCGATCTCGAGTCCCATCCTGTTGGCCGCCTCGAAGCGTGGCTCACCGACGATCAGGTCCTCGCGGTGGCTCAGCGCAGCGACGTGCTGTTTATGGACTTCCGCGGCGAACCCGAGCTCGACGTCGATATCGCTCGCATGATCGGTGGCGCCGATTACATCGAGAGCGTCGCTGGCTTCAGCGGAGAGGGCGTTCGGGCCGAGGTCATGGACAGCGGCCTGTTTACGGGCCACCAGGAATTTTCGAGCATGAGTCCGGCCCCGCTGCTGCACGGCTCGGTGATCAGCGCGTCGCACGGCACGTCGGTGTTCAGCATCGTGTTCGCGCCCGGTGTGAACCCCCAGGCTCGTGGCTTCCTGCCCGACGCCGAGCAGACGATCGCCGCTGGCTACCCGGCGTTGGGCGATCGGTACGCGCACACGGCGCGTCTGGTTGATCCGACCGGCCCGTACCGCGCGGTGTTCCAGACCAACAGTTGGGGTGGCCCGCGCACGACCGCGTACGAGACTGTGTCGGCCGAGATGGACGACATCCTGTTCGATCACGACATCATCATCACCCAGAGCCAGTCGAACTCAGGCAGCACGCCTTCGCGTCCCCAGGCCTGGGCGAAGAACATTGTGGCCGTCGGTGGCATCAACCACTTTGGCACGCTCGACCGCAGCGACGACCGCCACGGCGGCAGCGCGGGCAGCACGGGTCCGGCGGCTGATGGTCGCATCAAGCCCGACCTGAGCCACTTCTACGACTCGACGATCGCGGCAACGACCGGCGCACCGACGTCGTACACGCAGTTCGGCGGTACTTCGGGCGCGACGCCCATCACCGCGGGCCACTTCGGCCTGTTCTTCCAGATGTGGAACGAGGGCGTGTTCGGCCCGGTGGCGGTGCCCGGTGGTACGGTGTTCGAGAACCGTCCCGTGTCGAGCACGGCCAAGGCTTTCATGATCAACACGGGCCTCATGTACGATTTCACGGGCCCGTCGGGCGACCTGAACCGGATGCGTCAGGGCTGGGGCCTTGCCGACGTTGGCAAGCTGTACGATGAGCGAGAGCGCTTCTTCATCGTTGATGCCAACGAGCCGGTGTCGCCCCTGGGTGCCAACAGCTACCCGCTGAAGGTTGCCAGCGACGAGCCCGACCTGCGCGTGACGATGGTCTACCGCGATCCCAGCGGCACGACCTCGGCCACCAAGCACCGCATCAACGACCTCACCCTGAAGGTCACCTCGCCGAGCGGTGATGTCTACTACGGCAACAACGGCCTGACGAATGGCAACGAGTCGACGCCCGGTGGCTCGCCCAACGACATTGACAACGTGGAGAACGTGTTCGTCACGTCGCCCGAGGGTGGCGTGTGGACCGTTGAGGTGAGCGGCGATGAGATCAACCAGGATGGCAACCCGGCCACTCCCGAGCTCGACGCGGTGTACTCGCTGGTTGTCGCGGGCGTCACCCCGGCCATCGGCATGTCGCTGGTGTCGGACGTGCCCGATATCGTGCTGCCCGGTACGCAGGTCGACGTCCAGATCGAAGTGATCGAGGGCGACGAGATGCTCGATGGCACGCCCCAGATCTACTACGACATGACCGGCTCTGGCTTCACCCAGGCCGACATGACCCTGAATGGTGACACCTGGGAGTTCCAGCTTCCCGCGGCCGCTTGCGGTACGACCCCGGCTTTCTACACCGAGGTCACCGGCGATGGCGGCACGACCGTGACGCTGCCCGCCCTTGGTGCTGATGGCCCGTACGACATCGACCGGGTTGGTGAGGATCTGGACTTCGGAACCTTCGACTTCGAGACTCCCGCGGGGTGGATGGCGTCGGGCACGCCGGCGACCGGAGATTGGGCAGTCGCGACGCCCGATGGCGTCCGCGGCGCTCCCGACGCCGACTTCGATGGCTCGGGCCAGGCGTTCGTGACCGGCGCCGATGTCGAGGAAGACGTGGACGGCGGTCCGACGATTCTGACTTCGCCGATGTTCCAACTCGCGGGTGCTCCCGACGGCACGGAGTTGCGGTACGCCCGCTGGTTCTACAACGATGACCAGCGTGCGGGCCGGGCTGATGCCGATCGCCTGACGGTGGAGATCACCGACGGTTCTGGCTGGGAGACGCTCGAGATCATCGATCACGACATCGCCGGCGAGGAGTGGGGCGAGGTGGTTATCACGGTGGCGGACCACGTTTCGCTCACCAACCAGGTGCAACTGCGGTTTAGTGTCACCGACAGCCCCAACGATTCTCGTACCGAGGCTGCGGTCGATGCCGCCAGCGTGACGGGCTTCCGCTGCGGTGACAGCTGCCGAGCGGACCTCGACGGCGATGGTGATCTGACCATCTTCGATTTCCTTGAGTTCCAGAACCTGTTCTCGAGCGGCGATCTCCGTGCCGACTTCGACGGTGATGGTTCGCTGAACATCTTCGACTTCCTGGCGTTCCAGAACGAGTTCGCTGCTGGCTGCCCGTAA